GGTGGTCCGTCCACCCCCTTGTTACTGTACACTACAATGGCCCACATTGTGTTTATCTATACCCCAATTTCCAGATGCTATACAATTTTACATATCTATTCTATGATAAAAGAAATAATAAATTTGAAATGAAGGTGCAGAGGTATGAAAATACTACCCGCAATCCGTTCCATGAAGGATTTTGAAAAACTGATCGGCAGTCCCTACCGGGCATGTGTCATCCTCGATATCCATATCGGTCACTTGGAAAGCCATATTACTACAATAAAAAAACATGGATTCGACGTCTACCTGCATCTGGACCTCATCAAAGGGCTGGCGGTGGACACTGCTTCACTCGAATACATCCATCAGAAATATCGGCCGACAGGTATCGTGACCACACGCGGCAGGATCATCAAAAAGGCCAACCAGCTCGGCCTGGAGACTGTACTGCGCATTTTTGTCATCGATTCCTCAGCCATCGAGAAAAGCATCGAACTCATCAGACAGACGGAGCCGAAGCTGATTGAAATCCTGCCCGGCGTAATTCCGAAAGTGATCCACCTGATCAATTCAGAAGTGGAAGCTGATGTCATCGCAGGCGGATTGATCGAAACACAGCGCGAAGTCGACGAAGCCATCGCTGCTGGAGCAAAGTATGTGACTACGAGCAAGACCAGCTTGTGGTTCGATCCGGCCAACCATACTTCATGAGGTATATAAAAGTTGACAGCGCTGCCATTATAGGATAGATTATAAAGTAAGTTAATAGGACACGGAGAGACAGAGCCCACATTAGTAGCTTTTACATAGCTACCAGTGTGGGCTTTTTTATGTTTTATTAGCGAATCAATCAAACAAAGGAGTGGTTTGCAATGAATGAACTCGTTGCAGAATTTGTTGGAACGGCAATACTTATCCTGTTCGGGGCAGGCGTCGTCGCCAACGTCAATTTGAAGGGGTCCCTGGCGAAAGGGTCGGACTGGATCGTCATCGCATTCGGTTGGGGTTTTGCGGTGGCTTTTGCCGTATATGCCGTCGGCCAGTTCTCAGGTGCACACATCAACCCGGCCGTTACACTCGGCTTCGCATTTGCAGGT
The sequence above is drawn from the Salinicoccus roseus genome and encodes:
- a CDS encoding glycerol-3-phosphate responsive antiterminator is translated as MKILPAIRSMKDFEKLIGSPYRACVILDIHIGHLESHITTIKKHGFDVYLHLDLIKGLAVDTASLEYIHQKYRPTGIVTTRGRIIKKANQLGLETVLRIFVIDSSAIEKSIELIRQTEPKLIEILPGVIPKVIHLINSEVEADVIAGGLIETQREVDEAIAAGAKYVTTSKTSLWFDPANHTS